The following coding sequences lie in one Flavobacterium sp. 20NA77.7 genomic window:
- the coaD gene encoding pantetheine-phosphate adenylyltransferase, with protein sequence MKKAVFPGSFDPITNGHFDIIKRGVSLFDEVIVAIGVNADKKYMFNLEDRKQFIEEAFKGETKVKVITYSGLTIDLCKKEKADFILRGLRNPADFEFEKAIAHTNQTLSKIETVFLLTAAKTSFISSSIVRDVLRNGGDISGLVPASVLKK encoded by the coding sequence ATGAAAAAAGCTGTATTTCCAGGTTCTTTTGACCCTATAACAAACGGACATTTTGACATCATTAAAAGAGGCGTTTCATTATTTGATGAAGTAATTGTAGCCATTGGTGTTAATGCTGATAAAAAATACATGTTTAACTTGGAAGACCGAAAACAATTCATTGAAGAAGCATTTAAAGGTGAAACAAAAGTAAAAGTTATTACATATTCTGGCTTAACTATAGATTTATGTAAAAAAGAAAAAGCTGATTTTATTTTACGAGGACTCAGAAATCCAGCAGATTTTGAATTTGAAAAAGCTATTGCACATACTAATCAAACTTTATCTAAAATAGAAACTGTTTTCTTGCTTACAGCTGCTAAAACTTCATTTATATCTTCAAGTATTGTTAGAGATGTGCTTAGAAATGGTGGCGATATTTCTGGATTAGTTCCTGCTTCAGTATTAAAAAAATAA
- a CDS encoding D-alanine--D-alanine ligase, which produces MRNIAVVMGGYSDESVISLRSGQLILNHLDKTKYHIYEVHIVSDSWNVLLNDKKYDINRADFSVTIDDQKITFDVVVNTIHGTPGEDGHMQAYWELVNLPYTGCNFYQSSLTFNKRDTLSVLSKFNIPRAKSIYLTEGMPIHVDDVMAELGLPFFVKPNQSGSSLGVSMVQNPSEFDKALAFAFAEDKDILLESYLKGTEISVGVLKYKGVTTVLGITEIIPKNAFFDYEAKYLGKSEEITPARISVEVEQLVKETAIKVYDSLGMQGFSRTDFIIMDGIPHFIEINTNPGLSPQSIFPQQAAFAGMNFADLLDNEIKLALDRKPIWEK; this is translated from the coding sequence ATGAGGAACATAGCCGTTGTAATGGGCGGATATTCAGATGAATCAGTCATTTCTTTGAGAAGTGGCCAATTAATCTTAAATCACCTTGATAAAACCAAATACCATATTTATGAAGTACATATAGTATCCGATTCTTGGAATGTGCTTTTAAATGATAAAAAATACGACATAAATCGTGCCGATTTTTCAGTTACTATTGATGACCAAAAAATAACTTTTGATGTAGTAGTAAACACGATTCATGGTACACCTGGCGAAGACGGACACATGCAAGCCTATTGGGAACTTGTAAATTTACCCTATACAGGTTGCAACTTCTATCAGAGCAGTCTAACGTTTAATAAACGCGATACATTATCCGTACTAAGTAAATTTAATATTCCACGAGCAAAATCGATTTATTTAACAGAAGGCATGCCTATTCATGTTGATGATGTAATGGCAGAATTGGGCTTACCTTTTTTTGTGAAACCAAATCAATCTGGGAGTAGTTTAGGTGTATCTATGGTACAAAACCCTAGCGAATTTGATAAAGCATTAGCTTTTGCTTTTGCGGAAGATAAAGACATTTTATTGGAATCTTATTTAAAAGGAACCGAAATTTCTGTTGGTGTTTTAAAATACAAAGGCGTTACAACTGTATTAGGAATTACAGAAATAATACCTAAAAATGCTTTTTTTGATTATGAAGCGAAATATTTAGGAAAATCTGAAGAAATAACTCCTGCACGTATTTCAGTTGAAGTAGAACAACTTGTCAAGGAAACGGCTATTAAAGTATATGATTCATTAGGGATGCAAGGATTTTCTAGAACCGATTTCATCATTATGGATGGTATTCCTCATTTTATTGAAATCAATACCAATCCTGGGCTAAGTCCACAAAGTATATTTCCGCAACAAGCGGCATTTGCTGGTATGAATTTTGCCGATTTATTAGATAATGAAATAAAATTAGCTTTGGACAGAAAACCCATTTGGGAAAAATAA
- a CDS encoding PASTA domain-containing protein: MSLKRFLTSSAFFKNLVVALVIVIVFLFAIVKFLDFSTNHGEEINVPDITKMKLEVAEEKLDEEGLEVFLLDTVDFKPEFPPYTIVEQDPRPGSKVKDGRKIYVKLNAGGFSTVTLPDLINKTFRQAANTIRTLGLQEGKLKYVPNIAKDVVLEIHQNGKKLKAGDKILKNSTIDFVLGDGKELFSDENDSIPSQEQDSIE, encoded by the coding sequence ATGAGTTTAAAAAGATTTTTAACCAGTTCTGCCTTTTTTAAAAATTTAGTTGTAGCACTAGTAATCGTAATCGTATTTTTATTTGCTATCGTTAAGTTTCTTGATTTTAGTACCAATCACGGGGAAGAAATAAACGTACCAGATATTACTAAAATGAAACTTGAAGTAGCAGAAGAAAAGTTAGATGAAGAGGGTTTAGAAGTTTTTTTATTAGACACGGTTGATTTTAAACCTGAATTTCCACCTTATACAATTGTTGAACAGGATCCACGTCCAGGTTCTAAAGTAAAAGATGGAAGAAAAATATATGTAAAATTAAACGCGGGTGGATTTTCAACCGTTACTTTACCTGATTTAATTAATAAAACGTTCCGTCAAGCCGCTAATACAATTAGAACATTAGGTTTACAAGAAGGAAAGTTAAAATACGTACCAAACATTGCTAAAGATGTCGTTTTAGAAATACATCAGAATGGTAAAAAATTAAAAGCAGGAGATAAAATACTTAAAAACTCTACCATTGATTTTGTATTAGGAGATGGAAAAGAATTGTTTTCAGATGAAAATGATTCGATTCCAAGTCAAGAACAAGATTCCATAGAATAA
- a CDS encoding RluA family pseudouridine synthase has protein sequence MQNFVEPQDFDDDLYEHHRFEVAKGQQTLRIDKFLMNVIENTTRNKIQKAADSGFIFVNDIPVKSNYKVKPNDVVRVLLEHPPYEHLLKGENIPIDIVYEDDQVLVVNKPAGMVVHPGHGNYSGTLVNALAYHFDNLPMNSSERPGLVHRIDKDTSGLLVVAKTELAMAHLTQQFADKTSEREYVAIVWGNIEEEEGTIEGNIDRHNTNRMQMAVFPDGEKGKPAVTHYKVLERLGYVTVVSCQLETGRTHQIRVHMKYIGHTLFNDERYGGDQILKGTTFTKYKQFVENCFKVLPRQALHAKTLGFEHPTTGEFLRFTSEIPSDIQVCIEKWRNYSKAVQLNEE, from the coding sequence ATGCAAAATTTTGTTGAACCACAAGACTTTGATGATGACTTATATGAGCATCATCGGTTTGAAGTAGCTAAAGGGCAACAGACCTTAAGAATCGATAAGTTTTTAATGAATGTTATCGAAAATACAACCCGAAATAAAATTCAAAAAGCAGCAGATTCTGGTTTTATTTTTGTTAATGATATACCCGTAAAATCGAATTATAAGGTAAAACCGAATGATGTCGTTCGAGTGCTTTTAGAACATCCACCTTACGAACATTTATTAAAAGGTGAAAACATACCTATTGATATTGTTTATGAAGACGATCAAGTGCTTGTTGTGAATAAACCAGCGGGTATGGTTGTGCATCCAGGACACGGAAATTATTCAGGAACATTGGTTAATGCATTGGCTTATCATTTTGATAATTTACCCATGAACAGTAGTGAACGTCCAGGATTAGTTCACCGAATAGATAAAGATACTTCAGGATTATTAGTAGTGGCTAAAACAGAATTAGCAATGGCTCATTTAACCCAACAATTTGCTGATAAAACTTCAGAAAGAGAATATGTGGCTATTGTTTGGGGAAATATTGAAGAAGAGGAAGGTACTATAGAAGGAAATATAGATAGACACAATACAAATCGTATGCAAATGGCTGTTTTTCCTGATGGTGAAAAAGGGAAACCAGCCGTTACACATTATAAAGTTTTGGAACGTTTAGGTTATGTTACCGTGGTTTCCTGTCAATTAGAAACAGGTCGTACGCATCAAATTAGAGTGCATATGAAATACATCGGACACACACTTTTTAATGATGAGCGTTATGGGGGTGACCAAATTTTGAAAGGCACTACATTTACAAAATATAAACAGTTTGTTGAAAATTGTTTTAAAGTTTTACCACGACAAGCACTTCATGCGAAAACATTAGGTTTTGAACACCCAACAACAGGTGAGTTTTTACGTTTTACTTCGGAGATTCCTTCAGATATTCAAGTATGTATTGAAAAATGGCGTAATTACTCCAAAGCAGTTCAATTGAATGAAGAATAA
- a CDS encoding phosphatase PAP2 family protein: MYKKTILIGLIIAPILIFSQVLKSKDSLTIIKDKNLKFNYKQLVVPAAFITYGIVSLESDYLKTLNYDTKEELAEHIDKRLTIDDFFQYTPAATVYGLNLIGIQGKNKFKDRSIILATSYLILSTSVLTLKSVTKIERPDGSANNSFPSGHTANAFAGAEFLYQEYKDVNIWYGISGYAVATATGFFRMYNQRHWFSDVVMGAGIGILSTKMAYWIHPFITEKIFKSNSKTTTMITPFYNGRQGGLGLVIHIN, encoded by the coding sequence ATGTATAAAAAAACAATATTAATTGGTTTGATTATAGCTCCAATACTAATATTCTCGCAAGTATTAAAATCAAAAGATAGCTTAACAATTATAAAGGATAAAAATCTAAAATTTAATTATAAACAGCTTGTTGTACCCGCTGCATTTATTACGTATGGTATAGTATCTTTAGAAAGTGATTATTTAAAAACATTGAATTATGATACGAAAGAAGAATTAGCTGAACATATTGACAAGCGATTAACTATTGATGATTTTTTTCAATATACACCTGCTGCAACTGTATACGGATTAAATTTAATAGGAATTCAAGGAAAAAATAAGTTTAAAGACAGAAGTATCATTTTGGCAACGTCTTATTTAATCCTTTCAACATCGGTTTTAACTTTAAAATCAGTCACAAAAATTGAACGTCCAGATGGAAGCGCTAACAACTCTTTTCCTTCAGGTCATACCGCAAATGCTTTTGCAGGAGCTGAATTTTTATATCAAGAATATAAGGATGTTAATATTTGGTATGGAATATCAGGCTATGCAGTTGCTACAGCTACAGGTTTTTTCAGAATGTACAATCAAAGACACTGGTTTTCAGATGTTGTTATGGGAGCTGGAATAGGTATTTTAAGTACAAAAATGGCCTATTGGATACATCCTTTCATTACAGAAAAAATATTCAAATCTAATTCCAAAACAACAACTATGATTACTCCTTTTTACAATGGCAGACAAGGAGGATTAGGATTGGTAATCCATATAAATTAA
- a CDS encoding methylmalonyl-CoA mutase family protein: MENVQPYQPKNKVRIVTAASLFDGHDAAINIMRRIIQATGVEVIHLGHDRSVEEVVNTAIQEDANAIAMTSYQGGHNEYFKYMYDLLQEKGAGHIKIFGGGGGVILPSEIEELHAYGITKIYSPDDGRAMGLQGMINDLVQKADSPLTPEGGMVGANPSENQKRLEEKNVNTISRLISLAENYPDDFHKLFQAPLSGAGVASVPVLGITGTGGAGKSSLVDELVRRFLIDFPEKTIGLISVDPSKRKTGGALLGDRIRMNAINNSRVYMRSLATRQSNLALSKYVAEAIQVLKAAKYDLIILETSGIGQSDTEILDHSDVSLYVMTPEFGAATQLEKIDMLDFADLVALNKFDKRGALDAIRDVKKQYQRNHNLWDVDADTMPVFGTIASQFNDPGMNTLYKAIMDKIVEKTAGNLKSTFEITREMSEKIYVIPPHRTRYLSEIAENNRKYDETALTQVEVAQKLYGIFKTIESVNGNLPQIDKAGIIESSLKINDTNEDFLRLLLKEFDRVKMNLDPYNWEILLTWEEKVNKYKNPVYSFKVRDKEIKIDTHTESLSHSQIPKVALPKYQAWGDILKWNLQENVPGEFPFASGLYPFKREGEDPTRMFAGEGGPERTNRRFHYVSLGMPAKRLSTAFDSVTLYGNDPDHRPDIYGKIGNAGVSICCLDDAKKLYSGFDLSHQATSVSMTINGPAPMLLGFFMNAAIDQNCEKYIKENGLEYEVEKKKIELYDKQGLERPRYNGELPEGNNGLGLLLLGVTGDQVLPADVYTKIKAETLAQVRGTVQADILKEDQAQNTCIFSTEFALRLMGDVQEYFIKQNVRNFYSVSISGYHIAEAGANPITQLAFTLANGFTYVEYYLSRGMNINDFGPNLSFFFSNGIDPEYAVIGRVARKIWAKAMKNKYGANERAQMLKYHIQTSGRSLHAQEIDFNDIRTTLQALYAIYDNCNSLHTNAYDEAITTPTEESVRRAMAIQLIINKELGLAKNENPIQGSFIIEELTDLVEQAVLAEFDRITERGGVLGAMETMYQRSKIQEESLYYETLKHTGEFPIIGVNTFLSSKGSPTIVPAEVIRATEEEKQFQIQTLTNLHKTKVTEITQHIEAIQSAAIANQNIFEKLMDAAKVCSLGQITSALFEVGGQYRRNM, translated from the coding sequence ATGGAAAACGTACAACCCTACCAACCTAAAAACAAAGTTAGAATTGTAACCGCAGCTTCGTTATTTGACGGACATGATGCGGCAATCAATATCATGCGTAGAATTATTCAAGCAACAGGTGTTGAAGTAATTCATTTAGGACATGATAGAAGTGTAGAAGAAGTTGTAAATACGGCTATTCAAGAAGATGCAAATGCAATTGCAATGACTTCTTATCAAGGAGGGCATAACGAATACTTTAAATATATGTATGATTTGCTTCAAGAAAAAGGAGCAGGGCATATCAAAATATTTGGTGGTGGTGGAGGTGTAATTCTTCCTTCAGAAATTGAAGAGTTGCATGCGTATGGTATAACCAAAATTTATTCTCCAGACGATGGCCGTGCTATGGGGTTACAAGGCATGATTAATGACTTGGTTCAGAAAGCTGACAGCCCCCTAACCCCCGAAGGGGGAATGGTAGGAGCAAATCCTAGTGAGAATCAAAAAAGATTAGAAGAAAAAAATGTAAATACAATTTCTCGTTTAATATCATTAGCCGAAAATTATCCAGATGATTTTCATAAGCTATTTCAAGCACCCCTTTCGGGGGCGGGGGTGGCTTCAGTCCCAGTTTTGGGAATTACGGGAACAGGAGGTGCAGGAAAATCCTCTTTAGTGGATGAATTAGTACGTCGTTTCTTAATTGATTTCCCAGAAAAAACGATTGGTTTAATTTCAGTTGATCCATCAAAACGTAAAACAGGTGGTGCGTTATTAGGTGACAGAATACGTATGAATGCGATTAATAACTCTCGCGTTTATATGCGTTCGTTAGCTACGCGTCAGTCTAATTTAGCATTATCGAAATATGTAGCAGAAGCCATTCAAGTGTTAAAAGCTGCTAAATATGATTTAATCATTCTAGAAACATCAGGAATTGGGCAATCGGACACAGAAATCCTTGATCATTCAGATGTTTCATTGTATGTAATGACACCTGAATTTGGTGCTGCAACACAATTAGAGAAAATCGATATGTTAGATTTTGCGGATTTAGTAGCTTTGAATAAATTTGACAAACGAGGTGCTTTAGATGCCATTCGTGATGTAAAAAAACAATACCAACGCAATCATAATCTCTGGGATGTTGATGCAGATACCATGCCTGTTTTTGGAACTATAGCTTCACAATTTAATGATCCAGGAATGAATACCTTATACAAGGCTATAATGGACAAAATCGTGGAAAAAACCGCTGGAAATTTAAAATCTACATTTGAAATTACGCGTGAAATGAGTGAGAAAATTTACGTAATTCCTCCTCACAGAACACGTTATTTATCTGAAATTGCAGAAAATAATAGAAAATACGACGAAACCGCTTTAACGCAAGTAGAAGTAGCTCAAAAATTATATGGTATTTTTAAAACTATTGAGTCGGTTAATGGTAATTTACCTCAAATTGACAAGGCTGGAATTATTGAAAGCTCTTTAAAAATAAATGATACTAATGAAGATTTTTTAAGATTATTATTGAAAGAATTTGACCGAGTAAAAATGAATTTAGATCCTTACAATTGGGAAATTCTTTTGACTTGGGAAGAAAAAGTCAATAAATATAAAAATCCTGTATATTCGTTTAAAGTTCGTGATAAAGAAATTAAAATAGATACACATACTGAATCTCTTTCACATTCTCAAATTCCAAAAGTAGCATTGCCAAAATACCAAGCTTGGGGCGATATTTTAAAATGGAATTTACAAGAAAATGTTCCTGGGGAATTTCCTTTTGCATCAGGACTATATCCATTTAAACGTGAAGGTGAAGATCCAACGCGAATGTTTGCAGGAGAAGGAGGGCCAGAACGAACGAACCGTCGTTTTCATTATGTGTCTTTGGGAATGCCTGCAAAACGTCTATCAACAGCATTCGACTCGGTAACCCTTTACGGAAATGACCCAGACCATAGACCTGATATTTATGGTAAAATTGGAAATGCTGGGGTTTCGATTTGTTGTTTAGATGACGCAAAAAAATTATACTCAGGTTTCGATTTGAGTCACCAAGCCACTTCAGTTTCTATGACAATTAATGGTCCAGCACCAATGTTGTTAGGTTTCTTCATGAATGCAGCAATTGATCAAAATTGTGAAAAATATATCAAAGAAAACGGTTTAGAATACGAAGTTGAGAAAAAGAAAATAGAATTGTATGATAAACAAGGCTTAGAGCGTCCAAGATATAATGGTGAATTGCCTGAAGGAAATAATGGATTAGGGCTGTTATTATTAGGTGTAACTGGTGATCAAGTTTTACCAGCCGACGTATATACAAAAATAAAAGCTGAAACGTTAGCACAAGTTCGTGGCACCGTTCAAGCGGATATTTTAAAAGAAGATCAAGCACAAAACACCTGTATTTTCTCTACCGAGTTCGCTTTGCGTTTGATGGGTGATGTACAAGAATATTTTATTAAGCAAAATGTACGTAACTTCTATTCCGTATCGATTTCTGGTTATCATATAGCAGAAGCAGGAGCAAATCCAATCACTCAATTAGCATTTACCTTGGCTAATGGTTTCACTTATGTGGAATATTATTTGAGTAGAGGAATGAATATCAATGATTTTGGTCCGAATTTATCGTTCTTCTTTTCAAACGGAATTGACCCTGAATATGCGGTTATTGGTCGTGTAGCACGAAAAATTTGGGCAAAAGCCATGAAAAATAAATATGGAGCTAATGAAAGAGCACAAATGTTGAAATACCATATTCAAACTTCAGGACGTTCATTACATGCACAAGAAATTGATTTCAACGATATTCGTACGACTTTACAAGCTTTATATGCCATTTACGACAACTGTAATTCTTTACATACCAATGCGTATGACGAGGCTATTACTACACCTACAGAAGAATCTGTGCGTCGTGCTATGGCTATTCAGCTAATTATCAATAAAGAATTAGGATTAGCTAAAAATGAAAACCCAATACAAGGTTCGTTTATTATTGAAGAATTAACGGATTTAGTTGAGCAAGCCGTTTTAGCTGAATTTGATAGAATTACAGAAAGAGGAGGGGTATTAGGTGCTATGGAAACCATGTATCAACGTTCTAAAATTCAAGAAGAATCATTGTATTATGAAACATTAAAACATACGGGCGAATTTCCTATAATTGGTGTAAATACATTTTTGAGTTCGAAAGGTTCGCCAACGATTGTTCCTGCTGAAGTAATACGTGCAACGGAAGAAGAAAAACAATTTCAAATTCAAACGTTAACGAATTTACACAAGACAAAAGTAACAGAAATTACTCAACATATAGAGGCAATACAAAGCGCTGCTATTGCAAATCAAAATATTTTTGAAAAATTGATGGATGCCGCTAAAGTATGTTCATTAGGACAAATTACGAGTGCATTATTTGAAGTGGGAGGGCAATACCGACGCAATATGTAG
- the meaB gene encoding methylmalonyl Co-A mutase-associated GTPase MeaB — protein MAPKKNISALNEVAGVSATDFLSNKVAKEIQERRKHKLSESELIAKILAGDKVALSRAITLIESTNPEHLPKANEVIKGCLPYANQSIRIGITGVPGVGKSTFIEAFGKHLTSLGKKVAILAIDPSSSVSHGSILGDKTRMEELVKDEHAFIRPSASGASLGGVARKTREAIILCEACGFDTIIIETVGVGQSETAVHSMVDFFLLLKIAGAGDELQGIKRGIMEMADAVVINKADGDNVKKAFLAKVEFNRALHFFPPKPSGWQPQVTTCSALTKDGISEIWQLIMEYITYTKSNHFFNHKREEQNQYWMLETINEQLKGQFYQHPNVATHLEEIKHKVAQHEISPFVGAITLLDLYKNK, from the coding sequence TTGGCACCAAAAAAAAACATATCGGCATTAAATGAAGTAGCAGGTGTTTCTGCTACTGATTTTTTGAGTAATAAAGTTGCCAAAGAAATTCAAGAACGCAGGAAACACAAGCTGTCTGAAAGCGAATTAATTGCAAAAATTCTTGCAGGTGATAAAGTAGCTTTGAGCCGAGCGATTACTTTAATTGAAAGTACAAATCCAGAACATTTACCTAAAGCAAATGAAGTCATAAAAGGTTGCTTGCCTTATGCAAATCAGTCTATCCGTATAGGAATTACTGGCGTACCTGGCGTAGGAAAAAGCACTTTTATTGAAGCTTTTGGCAAACACTTAACCTCATTAGGAAAAAAAGTTGCAATTTTAGCCATCGACCCAAGTAGTTCAGTTTCTCATGGAAGTATACTAGGCGATAAAACACGCATGGAAGAATTAGTTAAAGATGAACATGCCTTTATTAGACCGAGTGCTTCTGGTGCTAGTTTAGGTGGTGTAGCAAGAAAAACTAGAGAGGCAATAATTTTGTGTGAAGCCTGTGGTTTTGACACTATAATTATTGAAACCGTAGGTGTAGGCCAAAGTGAAACAGCTGTTCATAGTATGGTAGATTTCTTCCTTTTATTAAAAATTGCAGGAGCGGGTGATGAATTACAAGGAATTAAACGAGGCATCATGGAAATGGCAGATGCGGTAGTTATTAATAAAGCTGATGGTGACAATGTAAAAAAAGCATTTTTAGCTAAAGTCGAATTTAATCGTGCTTTACATTTTTTTCCACCAAAACCATCGGGGTGGCAACCTCAAGTTACAACTTGTAGCGCATTAACAAAAGACGGAATTTCTGAAATTTGGCAACTCATAATGGAGTATATCACTTACACAAAAAGCAACCATTTTTTTAATCACAAACGCGAAGAACAAAACCAATATTGGATGCTTGAAACAATAAATGAGCAATTAAAAGGCCAATTTTATCAGCATCCAAACGTTGCCACTCATCTGGAAGAAATCAAACACAAAGTGGCGCAACACGAAATTTCACCTTTTGTAGGTGCAATTACACTTTTAGATTTGTATAAAAACAAATAA
- a CDS encoding FAD-binding oxidoreductase: MINTNTLLLQNLQQIVGHEFVFYDTDTLLQYGHDETEDYSFPPNFLVKPRTTQEIAAIVKLANEYAIPLVPIGGQTGLSGGALAIHGGIGLSMERLNKILHVDENNLQVTTEPAVITQVLRDAVAEKGLFYPVDPSSMGSCFIGGNIAENSGGARAVKYGVTKDYVLNLEVVLPTGEIIWTGANTLKNSTGYNLTQLMVGSEGTLGIVTKIVLKLLPLNKYNMLLLVPFYKAEEACEAVSAIFRAGIVPSALEFMERDAIDWAVKYIEGISIVIQPEHQAHLLIEVDGNYPEILMLEAEKILEVVEQFSIDEVLFADTEEQKNAIWKMRRGVAEAVKANSIYKEEDTVVPRYELPKLLKGIKKIGAKYGFQSVCYGHAGDGNLHVNIIKGTLSDTAWQNEVPKGIKEIFELTVALKGTISGEHGIGYVQKNYLPIAMQPKQIDVLRNIKKVFDPKNILNPGKILPD, encoded by the coding sequence ATGATTAATACAAACACCTTACTATTACAAAACTTACAACAAATTGTTGGTCATGAATTTGTTTTTTATGATACCGATACGTTACTTCAATACGGTCATGATGAAACGGAAGATTATTCCTTTCCACCAAATTTTTTAGTGAAACCGAGAACTACACAAGAAATTGCTGCCATTGTAAAATTGGCAAATGAATATGCTATTCCGCTTGTGCCCATTGGTGGACAAACAGGGTTGAGTGGAGGAGCTTTAGCAATTCATGGAGGTATTGGTTTGTCTATGGAACGATTAAATAAAATTCTTCATGTAGATGAAAATAATTTACAAGTTACAACTGAACCTGCTGTCATTACTCAAGTGCTTCGAGACGCAGTTGCAGAAAAAGGATTGTTTTATCCTGTAGATCCAAGTAGTATGGGAAGTTGTTTTATTGGAGGAAATATCGCTGAAAATTCGGGAGGAGCAAGAGCGGTTAAATATGGTGTTACAAAAGATTATGTACTTAATTTAGAAGTTGTTTTGCCTACGGGTGAAATTATTTGGACAGGAGCCAATACATTAAAAAATTCAACGGGTTATAATTTAACTCAATTAATGGTAGGGAGTGAAGGTACGTTGGGTATAGTTACCAAAATAGTATTGAAGCTTTTACCTTTAAATAAGTATAACATGTTATTATTAGTCCCTTTTTATAAAGCAGAAGAAGCTTGTGAGGCTGTATCGGCTATATTTAGAGCGGGTATTGTGCCGAGTGCTTTAGAATTTATGGAACGCGATGCAATTGATTGGGCAGTAAAATATATTGAGGGAATAAGTATTGTTATTCAACCTGAACATCAAGCGCATTTGCTTATAGAAGTAGATGGAAATTATCCAGAGATATTAATGCTTGAGGCTGAAAAAATACTTGAAGTAGTTGAACAATTTTCTATCGACGAGGTGTTGTTTGCTGATACCGAAGAACAAAAAAATGCCATATGGAAAATGCGAAGAGGTGTCGCTGAGGCTGTTAAAGCAAATTCTATATATAAAGAAGAAGACACTGTTGTACCTAGATATGAATTGCCTAAATTATTGAAAGGTATAAAAAAAATTGGTGCAAAATATGGCTTTCAATCTGTGTGTTATGGACATGCAGGAGATGGAAATTTACATGTAAATATTATTAAAGGAACACTTTCAGATACTGCTTGGCAAAATGAAGTACCGAAAGGAATTAAAGAAATTTTTGAATTGACCGTAGCTTTAAAAGGTACAATTTCTGGCGAACATGGGATTGGGTATGTACAAAAAAACTACTTACCCATAGCTATGCAACCTAAACAAATAGATGTTTTAAGAAATATTAAAAAAGTATTTGATCCCAAAAACATTTTAAATCCAGGTAAAATTTTACCAGACTAA
- a CDS encoding DUF3784 domain-containing protein: MLFPILFISILLTGIGFLVTEENASYLLSGYNTMSEEERKQFDIRGYIPFFKKFHIFLGTSLCSIGLVIYYFIDADISGLFMGIYPILAYTYFIWISNKKYSHSTSTKQRILLYAVMTGLLALIIGILYGFQETLKENELHTSATKIELTGSYGATLQKQDILAVYLVNELPPMAHKTNGFALETVKKGYFRTQIGEKVKLLLNSNQKPILLIETKDHEKIYYSAKTKSNRILYQTLKKALP; the protein is encoded by the coding sequence ATGCTCTTCCCTATTCTATTCATTAGTATACTACTTACAGGTATTGGATTCTTGGTAACAGAAGAAAATGCTTCCTATTTATTATCTGGTTACAACACGATGTCTGAAGAAGAAAGAAAACAATTTGATATTAGGGGTTATATTCCTTTTTTCAAAAAATTCCATATTTTTTTAGGCACCTCATTATGTAGTATTGGTTTAGTTATTTATTATTTCATAGATGCAGATATTAGCGGATTATTTATGGGAATTTATCCTATTTTAGCTTATACGTATTTTATTTGGATAAGTAATAAAAAATATTCACATTCAACCTCTACTAAACAAAGAATACTACTATATGCGGTAATGACGGGCTTATTAGCTTTAATTATTGGTATTCTATATGGCTTTCAAGAAACGTTAAAAGAAAATGAACTACATACTAGTGCAACAAAAATAGAACTAACAGGTTCATATGGTGCAACACTTCAAAAACAAGATATTCTTGCAGTATACTTGGTAAATGAATTACCTCCAATGGCACATAAAACAAATGGTTTTGCACTTGAGACGGTAAAAAAGGGATATTTCAGAACCCAAATAGGGGAAAAAGTAAAACTTTTGCTTAATTCCAATCAAAAACCTATTCTTTTGATAGAAACAAAAGATCACGAAAAAATATATTATTCAGCAAAAACGAAATCTAATCGAATACTATACCAAACATTGAAAAAAGCATTACCTTAG